From the genome of Legionella beliardensis:
TTATCAGATCTCATGCATTAACAATAGATTTTGTTTTAGCCTAAGAAATCTATTGTTCTAACGCCTTTTCCTTACATTTATCTTCTGCTGCATCCTCACAATTAGGAATACATTCTGTATCTGTTGAAGTTAGGCAATGAGAATTAACACATTCATTTTTATTGTTTTGTACACACATTTGCATATTAAATTCCTCAGTCCCTTCTACAATATCGGGCTCATCTGCAGCATAAGCAACTAGTGGAAACCAAACAGTCACAACTAAACTTAATTGCCGTAAATGATTCATGATAATCCTTTAAGATGTTTAATCTTAGTTAATATTGGTTTAGCCGCACAAAAGCTCGTATAGCTTTTATACTGAACTCTTGTTAATTATAGATAATTTATTAAGTAAACGTTTTACTTTAGTAACTATTTTCGATTAATCTGCAATAAAATGTTTGCTAGGAATATATAATGCGCAGTAAAAAAATGCGTTTTTCAAATTTTAGCCAAGCAATTACCTCAAGCTCAACGTGTTATCGCCCCGAACAGGAAAAGCAATTAGCGATGCTTTTCGAATACAGTCAGCAAACGCATCAAACCTTGCTCGCTAGAGGAAAAGGCTTAAGTTACAGCGATTGTTGTATTAATCATGGTGGTATCATTGTCGATACCTCCCGCTTCAATCATTTTTTAGCGTTTGATGAACAGGAAGAAACCGTCATTTGTCAGCCAGCTGTTACCTTTGCGGAATTACTTTCTCTTCACCCTCATTATATACCCCCTGTTATTCCTGGTACGCTCCATGCAACAATCGGTGGCGGGGTTGCTAACGATGTTCATGGTAAGAATAATAGTCATTTAGGTACGTTAGGACATCATATTCAATGGCTTGAGGTGCAAATAGGCGAGCAAACGTTTTATTGCGGCTCACAAGAAAATCAGCAACTCTTACAAGCAACGATTGGCGGCTTAGGGTTAACAGGTATTATTAAACGTGTCGCTATTAAAATGCGCAAAGCAAGTCGCACCATTCAAACGCAAGCTGAAAAACACCACCAATGGGCAAGCTTGCTAGAACGCATGCAGCAAGAAGCAGAAAAACAAGAGTATATGGTTGCCTGGCTTGATTTGTTAAACACCAATCAAGCGCTCCTTACGTTTGGCAATCATTTCTCTGAAGAAATTACGCCTAAAAAAACAATGACTTTAACTATCCCGTCATTACCTATGCGCTTAATTACTCGCCAAACCATGAAACTCTACAATCACTATTATTTTCATAAAGCCAAGGAGTCGCTTTACCTGCAACCACTTGCACAATTTAATAATCCATTAGATTCTCTAAAGCATTGGAATCGTTTATATGGCAAAAATGGGCTTTTACAATTTCAAGGTGTTTTTAGCAAAGATATTGCCTTAGAATTATTAACAGAATTACAAAAAATCATTAGCCACTATGGCGCTGTGCCCACATTAGCCGTATTAAAATATTTTACTAACTCTGGCCCTGGCTTATTATCGTTTGCTAAGCCCGGTTTTACTGTAGCTATTGACTTTATTAACACTGTAAAAGCGAGAGATGCCATTAAACAAATGAATGAATTAGTAACGGAAAGTAAAGGAAAAGTTTATCTAGCCAAAGATTTGTTTCTTACCGCTGAGCAATTTAAATTGCAGTACCCCAACCATCAGCAATTTCATCGTATTTTAACCGAATTTTCACCACCGATAAGTTCTAATTTATCTCATAGATTGGGGTTAACATGAAACCAACGACTTGGGTTATTTTAGGTGCAACCTCAATCATTGCTGAAGAGTTTGCCCATCTTGCGGGTCAACACGGCCACCCTTTATTATTAATAGGCCGAGATAAAGCTGAACTTGAAATTATCGCTGCTGATTTACAATTACGGCATCAAGTTGATTGCGAGATTATTATTTTTGACTTTACCAACGATATGAATAGCCTTATTAAATGTTTACAAGAAAAAGAAGAGGAACTGGCTCTTTTTATTGCGTATAGTGACTTTACCGATAATCAAGCACTTACTTTTGCATCCATTAAAACACTGATCACAATTAATATCAGCAGTATTGTCCAGTTAGTGCATGGTTATTTACAAAAATTTCAATCACAGCATCGTTTGATTTTCTTAAGTTCAGTTGCCGCTTGTCGCGGCAGATCTAAAAACAGTCTTTATGGTGCAAGTAAAGCAGCAGTTGAAGTCTATTTACAAGGTTTGCAGCAAACACCTGAAAAGAACCGGCAAATTACTATAGCTAGATTAGGCTTTATTGATACAGCTCAAACCTTTGGCCTGCCTGGTATTTTTTATGCCTCTCCTCCTAAAAAATGTGCCGAAGCGTGTTGGAAAGCAACTTATGCAGGTAAGCCTCTTATTTATCATCCGCATTTTTGGCGCGCGATTATGGCTATCATTACCCGCTTACCTTTTTTCATTTACCGAAAATTGAAATTCTAATTAAGAATTGGTGCGTATAAATACGCACCAATTTAGAGAAAAGGCTCATCATTTACCGTATAAACCATTAATTAAGTGATTTTTTATAAAGGGTCTTAATAATGTGTAAGTGCTCTTGTTCCTGTGCTAATGCTTTTTGGAATTTGCCTATAAGCTTTGTTTTTTGACTTTCTTGCATTAACTCTATCAATAATTCCCAAGCGGCATTATCACCTAGTTCAATAACCAGTAACGCATTTAAGCAATGCGCTATATTGGTTCTTGGATCAGTTAATACTTGCATGACACCCTGGGCAATGACACCCATGACATCGGCACTGGGCGTCATCACTGTTGGATCAGCGCCCAAGTCCTTTAAGGTATCTATAAGCAAGAACATATGCTCTGCTTCTTCATCGCGGATATGAGTTAGTTCTTTTACTAACTGTTTTTGTTTAAATGCCATGGCTTTGGCAATTGCTGCCTCATAAAGCCTTACTCCACTACGTTCATAAGCCAGACGCTCCCCTAATTTATCAATTAGGAGCTCAGGCTGATTTCCTAATAATTTATCTACACCAGTTTTTATAGCTCCTTTAGCTGAGCCTGGTAATGGAATAGTCCCTAAGGCATTATCAGTATTAGCTGAGCGGGTTCGTTCTTTACTTATTTGCATAGCATCGCCTGAGACATCAGCAGGATGTTTTTTTACGTAATCTAATAGGTTCTTTGTATCTAGCGGTGACATTTGCACCCCAGTATGATTCATACCCATATTTACTGTCTTAGCCATAATGTCTCCTTAACTGTTTGGGCGGTTTAATTCGGTTCCAGGCCGCCAATTATAGCCTGCCGATACTATTTCCGCAGGAACGCCCTCAGCATTGTAGTGATCACGATAAACGAGTGAATCTTTGTTTTCTTTATTGCGTTTAACGTACTTAGTCCCATCGGTACGTAAATCAACTTCAGCAGCCAAGACCTTACGCACAAAGTCTCTCTGGCTCGTAAAATCTATCATCTCTGGCAGCTTATCTGATAAAATTTCGGCAGGATCACGATGTTCATATTGCTTAAATAAATCGCAGGCAATTTTAAGATGTGTGATTTCATAATCTACAAAACGTTCCCAAATTTTCTTTATGCGATTATTTGTTTCTTGTTCTGCACAAGAAATATAATTATAAAGCTCAGTCGCTTCATGAAGTATCCATTTTTCTATGTAAGATTCCCGTGTATCCATTAAGGAGCCATATTGGGTTACATGCTGTTCTTCAACAGAGGCTATTTCTGCATAAAGCTGTCTGGCGATAGGGTCAGCAAAAATTGGCCCGATATTCATGTAATAATCATGGGTTTGATATTCAGCCGCTGTAATCATTGTTGCATGAATTTTAGTCAATAATGCCGCTCTATCTTTATCATAGGAATCACGTAAATCATTAATTGGCGCCCGATGATGAAACGTGGTTGGACGTCCGGGAACAATATCAGTATAACCTTGTAAAATATTATTGGCGTCCTTTCCTTCTAGTCTATCTAATAAGGCCGAATAACGGTAAAGATGATCAAAATCCTCTAATAAGCCAAACCGATAAGTCTGTGCTTGATAAGGATCGGGCTCAGTTTGAGCGACTGCTGCTGTGACTTCAATAGCTA
Proteins encoded in this window:
- a CDS encoding SDR family NAD(P)-dependent oxidoreductase, coding for MKPTTWVILGATSIIAEEFAHLAGQHGHPLLLIGRDKAELEIIAADLQLRHQVDCEIIIFDFTNDMNSLIKCLQEKEEELALFIAYSDFTDNQALTFASIKTLITINISSIVQLVHGYLQKFQSQHRLIFLSSVAACRGRSKNSLYGASKAAVEVYLQGLQQTPEKNRQITIARLGFIDTAQTFGLPGIFYASPPKKCAEACWKATYAGKPLIYHPHFWRAIMAIITRLPFFIYRKLKF
- a CDS encoding ferritin-like domain-containing protein yields the protein MAKTVNMGMNHTGVQMSPLDTKNLLDYVKKHPADVSGDAMQISKERTRSANTDNALGTIPLPGSAKGAIKTGVDKLLGNQPELLIDKLGERLAYERSGVRLYEAAIAKAMAFKQKQLVKELTHIRDEEAEHMFLLIDTLKDLGADPTVMTPSADVMGVIAQGVMQVLTDPRTNIAHCLNALLVIELGDNAAWELLIELMQESQKTKLIGKFQKALAQEQEHLHIIKTLYKKSLN
- a CDS encoding FAD-binding oxidoreductase, producing the protein MRSKKMRFSNFSQAITSSSTCYRPEQEKQLAMLFEYSQQTHQTLLARGKGLSYSDCCINHGGIIVDTSRFNHFLAFDEQEETVICQPAVTFAELLSLHPHYIPPVIPGTLHATIGGGVANDVHGKNNSHLGTLGHHIQWLEVQIGEQTFYCGSQENQQLLQATIGGLGLTGIIKRVAIKMRKASRTIQTQAEKHHQWASLLERMQQEAEKQEYMVAWLDLLNTNQALLTFGNHFSEEITPKKTMTLTIPSLPMRLITRQTMKLYNHYYFHKAKESLYLQPLAQFNNPLDSLKHWNRLYGKNGLLQFQGVFSKDIALELLTELQKIISHYGAVPTLAVLKYFTNSGPGLLSFAKPGFTVAIDFINTVKARDAIKQMNELVTESKGKVYLAKDLFLTAEQFKLQYPNHQQFHRILTEFSPPISSNLSHRLGLT